A genome region from Macaca nemestrina isolate mMacNem1 chromosome 20, mMacNem.hap1, whole genome shotgun sequence includes the following:
- the PEAK3 gene encoding protein PEAK3, translating into MSSPETPTEPPEPDDPTWSTQPTYSNLGEIRAHLLPSKACRPRTPGSCSTDPQPLPPPLPKKILTRTQSLPNRRTSHASSIQVQLPRRPFLGSHSVDKSQAEVGPACPPAELTFGLTDAPLGLSLRNLHSPEAVHAALAARQLQGLHAIYARLRARFMGGHPGPCRPGHGFRLLDSSPCAESGDALYYRVVRVHDDAWHILVAKVPKPGADVPHPWGLELQASLSPHFNLQGLCGVVPEGTLPGAPWRGAVALAAEVPERTVAQWLVEACTQPPEEFVWAVALVLLQLSAALEFLEAWGAALVELRPENLLLAAPRGCAATGHARLLLADFGRVCLQPPGPPGSPGPHAPQLGSLLREMLGLAAPSTTPLTAGLERLAAQLTRLQPSASRTRGALQALLWGPGPEVRGRGAPLGPWLRALGPWLRLRRGLLVLRLAERAAGGEAPSLEDWLCCEYLAEATEFSMGQALALLWD; encoded by the exons ATGAGCAGCCCGGAGACTCCCACAGAGCCCCCCGAGCCCGACGACCCCACCTGGTCGACTCAGCCCACATATAGCAACCTCG GTGAGATCCGTGCCCACCTGCTGCCCTCCAAGGCCTGCCGCCCCCGGACCCCTGGGTCCTGCTCCACCGACCCacagcccctgcccccacccctgcccaagAAAATCCTAACCCGGACCCAGTCACTGCCCAACCGCAGGACCTCCCATGCCAGCTCCATCCAAGTACAGCTGCCTCGGAGGCCCTTTCTGGGGTCCCACAGTGTGGACAAGagccaggctgaggtgggaccaGCTTGTCCCCCTGCAGAGCTGACCTTTGGCCTGACTGATGCCCCGCTGGGCCTCTCTCTCCGCAATCTGCACAGTCCAGAGGCTGTGCACGCTGCATTGGCTGCCCGGCAGCTGCAGGGCCTCCATGCCATCTATGCCCGGCTCCGTGCCCGGTTCATGGGGGGCCACCCCGGGCCCTGCCGCCCTGGCCACGGCTTCCGCCTCCTGGACAGCTCGCCCTGCGCAGAGAGCGGGGATGCCCTGTACTACCGCGTGGTACGCGTGCATGACGACGCCTGGCACATCCTGGTCGCCAAG GTACCCAAGCCCGGGGCGGACGTGCCCCACCCGTGGGGCCTGGAGCTGCAGGCCTCCCTGTCTCCACACTTCAATCTGCAGGGGTTGTGTGGCGTGGTGCCTGAAGGCACACTGCCCGGGGCGCCCTGGAGAGGCGCGGTGGCGCTGGCAGCGGAGGTGCCGGAGCGCACGGTGGCGCAGTGGCTGGTGGAGGCCTGCACGCAGCCGCCGGAGGAGTTCGTGTGGGCCGTGGCCCTGGTGCTGCTGCAGCTGAGCGCGGCCCTGGAGTTCCTGGAGGCGTGGGGCGCGGCCCTGGTCGAGTTGCGGCCAGAGAACTTGTTGCTGGCGGCACCTCGGGGCTGTGCGGCGACTGGGCACGCGCGCCTACTCCTCGCTGACTTTGGCCGCGTCTGTCTGCAGCCCCCCGGACCCCCGGGCTCCCCGGGCCCCCACGCGCCGCAGCTGGGCAGCCTCCTCCGCGAGATGCTCGGCCTTGCTGCGCCCTCGACCACGCCTTTGACCGCGGGCCTGGAGCGCCTGGCAGCACAGTTGACCCGCTTGCAGCCCTCGGCGTCCCGGACGCGGGGCGCGCTGCAGGCGCTGCTCTGGGGGCCGGGGCCTGAGGTGCGCGGCCGCGGAGCACCGCTCGGTCCCTGGCTCAGGGCGCTCGGGCCCTGGCTGCGGTTGCGCCGTGGGCTGCTGGTCCTGCGCCTGGCAGAGCGGGCCGCAGGTGGGGAAGCGCCCAGCCTCGAGGACTGGCTGTGTTGCGAATACCTGGCCGAGGCCACCGAGTTCTCTATGGGCCAGGCCCTGGCGCTGCTGTGGGACTGA